CCAGGCTGACCGCCGCCCCCGGGGGAGCGCTGAAGGGCCTCGGAGACGGTCGGGTGAATTCCCTTTCCAGATGGGTCAGGACATCCGAGCCGGCGAACCGGGTCGGGGTCGGGCTCGGGCTCGGTCCCCGCCCGCCGGCCGCCGGCAGGACGAGCGGCGGCTCGATCGTTGTCCCGGACGCTTCGGCCAAGGTGAGCAGTCGCCGGTGGGTCTCCCTGGTCGCGTGGAACAGGTCGACTTCCTGGGGTGGCCGGTCCACCTCCGCCGGGTCGAGGCAAAGCGCGATGTCCACTCTGGCCGCCGTCCTGAGGAGGGCGGCGATGACCCCGTACTCCTGCGACGTGAAACCGGCGAAGCCATCGATAAAGACGCTCGCCCCGCGCACCGTGGTCGAAGTCTCGAGGCGCTCGGCCAGGAGGGTCAGATAGTCGTCGGGGTCGGTATACTTATCCTTCAGGTAGGCTCGCCACTCCTCGCCGATCAGGGCCAGGTCGCGGAGCTTGCCGGCCAGCGTCGACTGGCCCAGACCCCGCGCCGCCAAATTCTCCGCCTCGCTTCGCAGGTCCTCGGGGCCGATCCGGTAGGCTGCCAACTCCTTCAAGGACCCGGCCAGACGGTCGACGAAGCCGGCCTGGGCGGCCGGCCGGCCGAAGACCTCGAGCCCGTCGCGCCTCCTCTGGAGGATAGCCCGAAGGACAAGCCGCTTGCCCAGGTCATCAAGGTGCGGTCGGGCCGCCCCGCCGGTCTCGCTGAGGACCCGCCAGGCCAGGCGCCGGAAGCTCAGGACCTGGGCCCGTAGGCTGCCGGCCCCGCCCGCGGAGGCCCCGGGACCCGAGCCCCCTTCGGCCCAGAGAGCCCGCTCCATTTGGAAGGAAGCCTGCTCGGGAACGATAAAAATAAGCGCCGGCCCTTCCGGGCTCCGGCGTGACTCGGCCTTGATCTCGCCAAGACAGGTCCAGGTCTTGCCGGTGCCCGCCCGGCCGAGGATGAAGCGCAGGGCCAATGCCGCCGACCTCCAATCCTGGAGATGTCTAGTGCTTCGACGGTTCCCTCGCGGGTTCCTCCGGCGAGGCTGCCACGGCAGCGACAATCAGACACCCACCGAGCACTTGCCAGGCGGTGAGCCGCTCGCCCAGGACGAGGACGGCGAGGACGGCGGTGATGAAGGGCTCGAAGGCCCCGATGATCGAGGCCTGGGAGGCCGTGATCATTCTGAGGCTGCCATAGAAGGCGGTCAGGGCGAAGGCCGTCGTGAAGAGGCCCAGGCCGGCGATGGTTGCCCAGGCCCCCGGGGTGACGCCCGAGAGCCCCACGCCGGAGACCGCACCGACTCCCCCGAAGACGACCGCCGTGCCGATGACGACCAGGGACGACGACACCGGGCCGGGGATGGCCCCCAGTCGTTTCTTGACCACGATGATCGAGGCCGCGTTGGCCGCCGCGGCGCCCAGGGCCATCAAGGGGCCGAGCAGATTGACCCGGGTGCCCGGCGACCAGACGACGAGGGCCACCCCCACCAGGGAGAGGGCGAAGGAGACCGCCTTTTTCGGGGTCAGCCTCTCCCCCAGGAACGGGTGGGCCAGGAGGCCGACCATCGTCGGGAAGGTGAAGAAGCAGATGATCCCGACTGAGGCCGAGACCAGTCGGAGGGCCAGGGCCAAGAGGAATGTGGTGGCAACGTTCCCGGCCGTGGCGAAGGCGATGGCCGTCCCCTGAGAACGATCCACCCGCCCGCCCCTGACCAAAAAGGGTCCGACCAGTGGCAGCACGGCCAGGCCGGCGACGGCGAAGCGCAGGGTCACCGCGGTCAGAGCAGTCAGGCCCAGTCCGTAACCAATCTTCATCAGGACGGCCTCGGTGCTGAAACCGCAGGCGGCCAGGAAGGCCAGGAGCGGACCTTGAAAGTTGGAGCGATGCAGGACAGAGCGACTGTCTTGGGCGAGATTCACCGATTTCTTCTCCGTTTTCTCCGTCGTTCGCGCTCGGGGTACCCTCATAATTCCACACGGTCTCATCGAAACCTGTTTTGAAGTGTGACCTTTTCCGGGAGGATTGGCAGTGACCGCTGACACCGTTGCCAAGCCGGCCGCCCGTGATCGTCGCCAAAGGGGCAATCACCTCTTCGGGCGGGGTCTTCTCAAGGCAGCCATCGAGGAATTCCAGGTCTGGCTGGACGAAGCCGTCGAGGTCCAGGACAATCTGGCCGCGGCCCAGGCCGAGAACGCCCTGGGGGTCTCCTACCTCGAGGAGTCAATG
This DNA window, taken from Bacillota bacterium, encodes the following:
- a CDS encoding DMT family transporter, with the protein product MNLAQDSRSVLHRSNFQGPLLAFLAACGFSTEAVLMKIGYGLGLTALTAVTLRFAVAGLAVLPLVGPFLVRGGRVDRSQGTAIAFATAGNVATTFLLALALRLVSASVGIICFFTFPTMVGLLAHPFLGERLTPKKAVSFALSLVGVALVVWSPGTRVNLLGPLMALGAAAANAASIIVVKKRLGAIPGPVSSSLVVIGTAVVFGGVGAVSGVGLSGVTPGAWATIAGLGLFTTAFALTAFYGSLRMITASQASIIGAFEPFITAVLAVLVLGERLTAWQVLGGCLIVAAVAASPEEPAREPSKH